In one Trichlorobacter lovleyi SZ genomic region, the following are encoded:
- a CDS encoding putative nucleotidyltransferase substrate binding domain-containing protein gives MALLLAKGEDFASWRGVEEFAVSYREAAVRLASRRHPEGIAQLLELTEDLLSVVERENNSMSEGLERLTKELSSAGEQSQLRTLLADFYDRAYRHFGRFGSPIAMFSMTETFLSALGDCCLRLARQQIDAPLPPLALLVMGPAGRREATRFCRVQLALVWDGEAPEALMVQLGEELVAWLRVCGVSLEETITPLNPDWRGSLDQWQTRFEAAAAKKDQRVLIELLRLADRTALAGDSAVADSFGNLCQQYLGQRDFIANLVERCLLLSNGVGMMGSLKLEKSGPHRGGFSLLDHAFLPLAAAVAALSLMHGVNLVGTPERLRGLVRISKLDVDLAERTLHAWYCFSEHRLVLEQTAMPGLDCRDILYLPTAALGAAESERLRLSLETVGDLQRYLQVSFGAYR, from the coding sequence ATGGCGCTTCTGCTTGCTAAAGGTGAGGATTTTGCCTCCTGGCGCGGAGTGGAGGAGTTTGCGGTTTCCTATCGTGAGGCTGCAGTCCGCCTCGCATCTCGCCGTCATCCGGAAGGGATCGCACAGCTGCTGGAGTTGACCGAGGATCTGCTCTCTGTCGTTGAACGTGAAAACAACAGCATGAGCGAAGGGTTGGAGAGGCTGACCAAGGAACTCTCCTCTGCCGGAGAACAGTCTCAGCTGCGTACCCTGCTGGCTGATTTCTACGACCGCGCCTACCGGCATTTTGGCCGCTTCGGCTCTCCGATCGCGATGTTCAGCATGACGGAAACCTTTCTCTCTGCCTTGGGCGATTGCTGTCTGCGCCTGGCCAGGCAACAGATTGATGCTCCATTACCACCGCTTGCGCTGCTGGTCATGGGGCCGGCCGGCCGCCGTGAAGCAACCCGTTTTTGCCGGGTACAGCTGGCACTGGTCTGGGATGGTGAGGCGCCTGAGGCGTTGATGGTACAACTGGGAGAGGAACTGGTTGCCTGGTTGCGGGTCTGTGGCGTTAGCCTTGAGGAGACCATCACGCCGCTTAATCCTGACTGGCGTGGCAGTCTTGACCAGTGGCAGACCCGTTTTGAAGCAGCGGCAGCCAAGAAAGACCAGCGTGTACTGATTGAGCTGCTGCGACTGGCCGACCGGACTGCGCTGGCCGGTGATAGTGCCGTTGCCGACAGCTTTGGAAACCTGTGTCAGCAGTATCTTGGCCAGCGGGATTTTATCGCCAACCTGGTGGAACGCTGTCTGTTGCTCTCAAACGGCGTCGGCATGATGGGCAGCCTTAAACTTGAGAAAAGCGGTCCCCATCGGGGCGGTTTCTCGCTGCTAGATCATGCCTTTCTGCCCCTGGCTGCTGCGGTGGCAGCCCTGAGTCTGATGCATGGGGTCAACCTGGTTGGTACGCCGGAACGGCTGCGCGGACTGGTTCGGATCAGCAAACTGGATGTCGATCTGGCAGAGCGTACCCTGCATGCCTGGTACTGTTTCAGTGAACACCGGCTTGTGCTTGAGCAAACAGCAATGCCGGGGCTGGACTGCAGGGATATTCTCTATCTGCCGACGGCAGCACTGGGTGCCGCCGAGTCTGAACGGCTGCGGCTCTCGCTGGAGACGGTTGGCGACCTGCAGCGTTATCTGCAGGTCAGTTTTGGTGCCTACAGATGA
- a CDS encoding enoyl-CoA hydratase-related protein: MTTTTLMVETKDGIATITVNRPASMNAMTVTTLQELSVVVQELSASAVVRAVIITGAGEKAFIAGGDIAMLQKLGPVAARELALLAHGLCRAIEQSPKPFIAAVNGYALGGGCELALCCDMRIAAENARFGQPEINIGTLPGFGGSQRLPRLVGKGRALEMILTGDMIDAQEAWRIGLVNKVVPAAELMAAANAVAQKLAGKSLMALKLCKEVVVNGLEMDLDRACSYEADLFALSFATADQQEGMAAFLEKRAPVFSDR; encoded by the coding sequence GTGACGACGACGACACTGATGGTTGAGACCAAAGACGGTATTGCCACCATAACGGTCAACCGGCCGGCCAGCATGAATGCCATGACCGTTACCACACTGCAGGAACTGAGCGTTGTTGTGCAGGAATTGTCAGCCTCTGCAGTGGTGCGGGCTGTCATCATTACCGGTGCGGGCGAAAAGGCCTTCATCGCCGGTGGCGACATTGCCATGCTGCAGAAACTGGGGCCTGTTGCCGCGCGTGAACTGGCACTGCTGGCCCATGGGCTCTGCCGGGCCATTGAGCAGAGCCCCAAGCCCTTTATTGCCGCCGTCAACGGGTATGCCCTCGGCGGCGGCTGCGAACTTGCCCTGTGCTGCGATATGCGGATTGCAGCGGAGAACGCCAGGTTCGGACAACCTGAGATCAATATCGGCACCCTGCCGGGCTTTGGCGGTTCCCAGCGTCTGCCCCGTCTGGTGGGGAAGGGCAGGGCACTGGAGATGATCCTGACCGGCGATATGATTGATGCCCAGGAGGCCTGGCGTATCGGCCTGGTCAACAAGGTCGTGCCGGCAGCAGAACTGATGGCCGCTGCGAATGCAGTTGCGCAGAAGCTGGCCGGCAAGAGCCTGATGGCCCTCAAACTCTGCAAAGAGGTGGTGGTGAATGGTCTGGAAATGGACCTTGACCGGGCCTGCAGCTATGAAGCTGATCTGTTTGCGTTAAGCTTTGCCACCGCTGACCAGCAGGAAG
- a CDS encoding DUF4212 domain-containing protein — protein sequence MSDNGLKRSINIFKPLPGTMQGEVQVIAMLLVACLLAVVGTQVAIWILEESLDGFWLTELIFFNLPIHFWISGQFLPLLFIVLGLVFNLWMDRHELRRMEGTIRFRATGRKKGEVP from the coding sequence ATGTCGGATAACGGTCTGAAACGGAGCATCAATATCTTTAAGCCGCTACCCGGGACCATGCAGGGTGAGGTACAGGTGATTGCCATGCTGCTGGTTGCCTGTCTGCTTGCGGTGGTGGGGACTCAGGTTGCCATCTGGATCCTGGAAGAGTCGCTGGACGGCTTCTGGTTGACCGAGCTGATCTTCTTTAATCTGCCGATTCATTTCTGGATCTCAGGGCAGTTCCTGCCGCTGCTGTTTATTGTGCTGGGACTGGTCTTTAACCTCTGGATGGATCGTCATGAGCTGCGGCGGATGGAGGGGACGATTCGCTTCAGAGCAACAGGTCGCAAGAAGGGGGAGGTGCCCTGA
- a CDS encoding sugar phosphate isomerase/epimerase family protein yields MSSCLKISLSSGSLFTLPICRAFELSAEAGFDGVELIINQDFQRVNPVKVVRSLQEIAPINSIHAPFMPLDGWGGPIQSLFHSIELAADTGIPLVNFHPPSWMGMEIGFWRWLYRIRDFQKEIGIDGEVLVTIENMPCIGRFKLNPNILSSTRDMITFIHDHNLFLTFDTTHMGSGKANFINDFYLFYESGRIRNIHFSDYGFDREHLIPGHGRLPLTRFLNHLKHTDYKGCVTLEVSPHEFPKNEEVILQSLKELQTYMRVETGMLPVEAMEDFEVMAPVDIDEGVYGEL; encoded by the coding sequence ATGAGCAGCTGTCTGAAGATATCGCTTTCAAGCGGATCTTTGTTTACCCTGCCGATATGCCGGGCCTTTGAGCTATCTGCCGAGGCCGGTTTCGACGGGGTTGAGCTGATCATCAATCAGGACTTTCAACGGGTTAATCCGGTGAAGGTGGTTCGTTCCCTGCAGGAAATTGCACCGATCAACTCCATTCACGCCCCCTTTATGCCGCTGGACGGCTGGGGCGGTCCGATTCAATCACTCTTTCACAGTATTGAACTTGCTGCTGATACCGGTATCCCGCTGGTGAACTTCCATCCACCATCCTGGATGGGGATGGAGATCGGATTCTGGCGCTGGCTGTATCGTATCCGGGATTTTCAAAAAGAGATCGGCATTGATGGCGAGGTGCTGGTTACGATAGAAAACATGCCCTGTATCGGCCGCTTCAAGCTGAATCCCAATATCCTCTCCTCCACCCGGGATATGATCACCTTTATTCACGATCACAACCTCTTTCTGACTTTTGATACCACTCACATGGGATCAGGCAAGGCCAACTTCATCAATGACTTCTACCTGTTCTACGAGTCAGGTCGGATACGCAATATCCATTTCTCGGATTATGGCTTTGACCGCGAACATCTGATCCCCGGCCATGGCCGCCTGCCGTTGACCCGCTTTCTGAACCACCTGAAACATACCGACTACAAAGGCTGTGTCACCCTTGAGGTCAGTCCCCATGAGTTTCCGAAAAATGAAGAGGTCATCCTGCAAAGCCTGAAGGAACTGCAGACCTATATGCGGGTTGAAACCGGCATGTTGCCGGTTGAGGCGATGGAGGACTTTGAGGTGATGGCACCGGTTGATATTGATGAGGGAGTGTATGGCGAACTGTGA
- the trmB gene encoding tRNA (guanosine(46)-N7)-methyltransferase TrmB: protein MHTLIPIESPLFLSGSELDEQPAWAMIFGNRNPLVLEIGCGIGDFVVAMATRHPELNFIALDFYNKGCLKSCKRAERAELTNVRIVRDEARSFIRRCLAPASLQAVFINCPDPWPKRYQRKRRLVNQEFISFLEPYLQPGAILHFATDFDDYGIDVANLLRRQPGFENLLAPDHWRHDLEGYPRTKYMLKFMAEGKEIYFVQYRRRTAE, encoded by the coding sequence ATGCACACACTTATTCCGATTGAATCCCCTCTTTTTTTGTCAGGCAGCGAGCTTGACGAACAACCGGCATGGGCTATGATCTTTGGCAACCGGAACCCGCTGGTGCTGGAGATCGGCTGCGGAATCGGCGATTTTGTGGTTGCCATGGCAACCCGGCATCCGGAGCTTAACTTCATTGCCCTCGACTTTTACAACAAAGGCTGCCTGAAAAGCTGCAAGCGGGCTGAGCGGGCTGAGCTGACCAATGTCAGGATCGTGCGGGATGAAGCCCGCTCGTTTATCCGCCGCTGCCTCGCCCCGGCCTCGCTGCAGGCAGTGTTCATCAACTGCCCTGATCCATGGCCCAAGCGCTATCAGCGTAAACGGCGTCTGGTGAATCAGGAGTTTATCAGTTTTCTGGAGCCGTATCTGCAGCCCGGAGCGATACTGCACTTTGCCACTGATTTTGATGATTACGGCATTGATGTAGCCAATCTGCTGCGGCGGCAGCCCGGTTTTGAGAACCTGCTGGCACCTGATCACTGGCGCCATGACCTGGAAGGATATCCCCGCACCAAATACATGCTGAAGTTTATGGCTGAAGGCAAAGAGATCTATTTTGTGCAGTACCGCCGCCGGACGGCGGAGTAG
- a CDS encoding sodium:solute symporter family transporter, producing MVAKGVQFIPLLMVAALFLLFIVSGLGSKMRQASDYGFSGSYSGRVGSGAAIASNWMSAASILGLAGLFYLKGYYAMAFVIGWTGGYVLLLVLMATQIRRFGKFTAPDFVGFRYESATARTVVALISIVISIIYCVAQFRGIALLVSWLFGLEYREAVLTGAALLVTFVVISGTLGVIRNQRLQYFVLIIAFVLPLMFINRKLGYFWVLPQFGYGEAITTLQEQFGFYWSEPFASISLFQWLALCFTLMFGTAGLPHVLSRFYLAPSMRDARWGVVWGLFFISLIYWSAPAYGVLARLFDARAGNAFKLPDPATADLVTLTAVTQAGLPSWVLGLLVAGGMAAAFYAAAGLLQSGAAAFAYDIYPRLINRSATDSDKVVVAKGIFLLLAGIVMLFSLNQTGLIAEIAAVAFALAGNTIFPAFLLGIWWSRTNAAGVLSGMLLGVLITAASPLFGELLPLVKVIFPLTSSAFIGAPVVSLVMIVVSLLTRPPSDEMVAFLIRDVHDTGGK from the coding sequence ATGGTGGCAAAAGGTGTGCAGTTTATACCGCTTCTAATGGTTGCCGCTCTGTTTCTGCTCTTTATTGTCAGTGGTCTGGGCAGCAAGATGCGTCAGGCCAGCGACTACGGTTTCTCCGGCAGCTATAGCGGCCGGGTCGGCAGCGGTGCCGCCATTGCCAGCAACTGGATGAGCGCTGCCAGTATCCTGGGGCTGGCCGGTCTTTTCTATCTGAAGGGCTACTATGCCATGGCTTTTGTGATCGGCTGGACCGGCGGCTATGTCTTGCTGTTGGTGCTGATGGCGACCCAGATCAGGCGTTTCGGTAAATTTACCGCCCCGGATTTTGTCGGATTCCGTTATGAATCAGCCACGGCCCGTACGGTTGTGGCGCTGATCTCAATTGTTATTTCGATAATTTATTGTGTGGCTCAGTTCAGGGGGATCGCCCTGCTGGTTTCCTGGCTCTTTGGATTGGAGTACAGGGAGGCAGTACTGACCGGTGCCGCCCTGCTGGTTACCTTTGTGGTTATTTCCGGCACCCTGGGGGTGATTAGAAACCAGCGGCTGCAGTACTTTGTGCTGATCATCGCCTTTGTCCTGCCGTTGATGTTCATCAACCGTAAGCTGGGTTACTTCTGGGTGCTGCCACAGTTTGGCTATGGCGAGGCAATTACCACCCTGCAGGAACAGTTCGGTTTCTATTGGTCAGAGCCGTTTGCCTCGATCTCGCTCTTCCAGTGGCTGGCGCTCTGCTTCACGTTGATGTTCGGCACCGCCGGGCTGCCCCATGTGCTCTCCCGTTTTTATCTGGCCCCCAGTATGCGCGACGCCCGCTGGGGGGTGGTCTGGGGGCTGTTCTTCATCTCCCTGATCTATTGGTCGGCCCCTGCGTACGGGGTGCTGGCCCGTCTGTTTGATGCCCGGGCCGGTAATGCCTTCAAACTGCCTGATCCGGCAACAGCGGACCTGGTCACCCTGACCGCGGTTACCCAGGCCGGTTTGCCAAGCTGGGTGCTGGGACTTTTGGTGGCCGGCGGCATGGCTGCCGCCTTTTATGCCGCAGCAGGTCTGCTGCAGTCCGGGGCTGCCGCCTTTGCCTATGATATCTACCCCCGTCTCATCAACCGCAGTGCAACTGATAGTGACAAGGTGGTGGTTGCCAAAGGGATATTCTTGCTGCTGGCCGGTATTGTGATGCTTTTCTCCCTGAATCAGACCGGCCTGATTGCCGAGATTGCGGCAGTAGCCTTTGCCCTGGCCGGCAACACCATCTTTCCGGCCTTTCTGCTGGGGATCTGGTGGAGCCGCACCAATGCTGCCGGTGTGTTGAGCGGCATGCTGCTTGGCGTTCTGATTACCGCTGCCTCCCCCTTGTTCGGAGAGCTGCTGCCGCTGGTCAAGGTGATCTTTCCCCTGACCTCTTCAGCTTTTATCGGCGCGCCAGTGGTCAGCCTGGTGATGATTGTCGTGTCGCTGCTGACCCGTCCCCCCTCTGATGAGATGGTTGCCTTCCTGATTCGTGATGTCCACGACACCGGAGGGAAATAA